The proteins below are encoded in one region of Eubacterium sp. 1001713B170207_170306_E7:
- the trpD gene encoding anthranilate phosphoribosyltransferase yields MIQDAIYTVLNGQNLDLDATKEAFNQIMEGKATSAQIGSFLTAMRMKGETIEEITACATVMREKCTKLDPGMDVLEIVGTGGDEANTFNISTVSGIVVSAGGVPVAKHGNRSVSSKCGAADCLEALGVKIDLNAEQNARMLRELGICFMFAPVYHASMKYAGPVRKEIAVRTIFNILGPLANPAGANMQLLGVYDENLVEPLARVLSNLGVKRGMVVHGHDGLDEITLCDTTTICEINDGQLNSFFLSPEQLGLKRCAPEALVGGGPQENAEIAREILGGVHGPKRDVVLLNAAVCLYMTYNQMTLRECVRYAQNLIDSGKAMEQLNRFIALSHEV; encoded by the coding sequence ATGATACAGGACGCAATCTATACGGTTTTAAACGGACAGAACCTTGATCTGGACGCCACCAAGGAAGCCTTTAACCAGATTATGGAGGGAAAGGCCACCAGCGCGCAGATCGGCTCCTTTCTCACGGCCATGCGGATGAAGGGCGAGACCATTGAGGAGATCACTGCCTGCGCCACGGTGATGCGTGAAAAATGCACAAAGCTCGACCCCGGGATGGATGTGCTGGAAATCGTGGGCACCGGAGGAGACGAAGCCAATACCTTTAACATCTCCACCGTTTCAGGCATTGTCGTCTCCGCCGGCGGCGTACCCGTGGCCAAGCACGGCAACCGGAGTGTTTCCAGCAAATGCGGCGCCGCCGACTGCCTGGAGGCTCTGGGGGTTAAGATCGACCTGAATGCTGAACAGAACGCGCGGATGCTCAGAGAGCTTGGTATTTGCTTTATGTTTGCGCCGGTATACCACGCCTCCATGAAGTACGCAGGCCCAGTCCGCAAAGAAATCGCGGTGCGCACCATCTTCAACATTCTGGGCCCGCTGGCCAACCCTGCGGGGGCCAATATGCAGCTGCTGGGCGTCTACGACGAGAACCTGGTAGAGCCCCTTGCCAGAGTGCTCTCAAACCTCGGTGTCAAGCGGGGAATGGTGGTTCACGGACACGATGGCCTGGACGAGATTACCCTGTGCGACACCACCACCATCTGCGAGATAAACGACGGCCAGCTCAACAGCTTTTTCCTTTCACCGGAGCAGCTGGGCCTGAAACGCTGTGCGCCGGAGGCGTTAGTCGGAGGCGGCCCGCAGGAAAATGCCGAGATCGCACGGGAAATCCTGGGTGGTGTCCATGGCCCCAAGCGCGATGTGGTGCTCTTAAATGCGGCGGTCTGCCTGTATATGACCTATAACCAGATGACGCTGAGGGAATGTGTGCGCTATGCCCAAAATCTGATTGACAGCGGAAAAGCCATGGAACAGCTGAACCGGTTCATCGCTTTGTCCCATGAGGTGTAG
- the trpC gene encoding indole-3-glycerol phosphate synthase TrpC: MILDKLAASTRARVERLKAGKPLEAVREEALAMVPEKPFCFEAALKKADITFICEVKKASPSKGLIAPDFPYVDIARDYEAAGADAISVLTEPEYFLGSDNYLSAVRKAVSIPVIRKDFTVDAYQIYEARIIGADAVLLICALLDTATLREYIQIADALGLTALVEAHDEAEVDSALAAGARVVGVNNRNLKTFEVDITNSKRLRRLVPDNIIFVSESGIKTPEDVQTLRENGTDAVLIGETLMRSAHKAGELARLRGERV; encoded by the coding sequence ATGATTTTAGATAAACTAGCGGCCAGCACCAGAGCGCGGGTCGAACGCTTAAAGGCAGGAAAGCCCCTGGAGGCGGTAAGAGAAGAAGCGCTGGCCATGGTGCCCGAGAAGCCCTTTTGCTTTGAGGCGGCCCTGAAAAAAGCAGACATCACCTTTATCTGCGAGGTCAAGAAGGCATCACCCTCAAAGGGGCTGATCGCCCCGGACTTTCCCTATGTGGACATTGCCAGAGATTATGAGGCCGCCGGTGCAGACGCGATCTCAGTCCTCACAGAGCCCGAATATTTTTTAGGCAGCGACAACTACCTGAGCGCTGTCAGAAAAGCGGTGAGCATCCCGGTGATCCGAAAGGATTTTACCGTTGATGCCTATCAGATTTACGAGGCCAGAATCATCGGTGCAGACGCGGTTCTGCTGATCTGTGCGCTCCTTGACACAGCGACGCTGAGGGAGTATATCCAAATTGCCGACGCCCTGGGCCTCACAGCGCTGGTGGAGGCCCACGATGAAGCGGAGGTGGATTCAGCGCTGGCCGCAGGCGCCCGGGTGGTCGGCGTCAATAACCGGAACCTCAAAACCTTTGAGGTTGATATTACCAACAGCAAACGGCTCAGGCGTCTGGTTCCCGATAACATTATCTTTGTTTCGGAGAGTGGTATTAAAACCCCTGAGGATGTCCAGACCCTTCGGGAGAACGGCACAGACGCAGTGCTGATCGGCGAAACCCTGATGCGCAGCGCCCACAAGGCCGGGGAGCTGGCAAGGCTGCGTGGAGAGCGTGTTTAG
- a CDS encoding phosphoribosylanthranilate isomerase: protein METKIKICGLTRPQDIEAVNAAKPDYVGFVFAESSRRLTPQQALALKRQLTPEIQSVGVFVNASLETIQAVTRQGILDLVQLHGDESPGFAERVRCETGCPVVKALRIKDAESLEALEDYAQADYLLLDAYNKNSYGGTGRAFNWELLRESTIQKPFFLAGGLNEENIGAAIKTVKPFAVDISSGVETNGCKDPGKIEEIIKKIRRSDQ, encoded by the coding sequence ATGGAGACAAAGATTAAAATCTGCGGCCTGACAAGGCCCCAGGACATCGAGGCAGTCAATGCGGCCAAACCGGACTACGTTGGCTTTGTGTTTGCCGAGAGCAGCCGGCGCCTGACACCACAGCAGGCTCTGGCGCTGAAGCGGCAGCTTACCCCGGAGATTCAAAGCGTCGGCGTTTTTGTCAACGCCAGTCTGGAGACGATCCAGGCAGTTACCCGTCAGGGTATTCTGGACCTTGTTCAGCTGCACGGGGACGAATCCCCCGGATTTGCCGAAAGAGTGCGCTGTGAGACAGGCTGTCCGGTAGTAAAGGCACTGAGAATTAAAGACGCAGAAAGCCTTGAGGCATTAGAGGATTATGCTCAGGCCGACTATCTTTTACTGGACGCATATAATAAAAACAGCTATGGCGGCACCGGCAGAGCCTTTAACTGGGAGCTGCTCAGGGAAAGCACCATTCAAAAGCCCTTTTTTCTGGCTGGCGGGCTGAACGAAGAAAACATCGGAGCAGCCATAAAGACGGTTAAACCCTTCGCTGTGGATATCAGCAGCGGTGTGGAGACAAATGGGTGTAAGGACCCCGGTAAAATAGAGGAAATCATCAAAAAAATAAGGAGATCAGACCAATGA
- the trpB gene encoding tryptophan synthase subunit beta, which produces MTRGRYGQHGGQYIPETLMNAVLELEEAYEHYKSDPAFNAELNSLLLNYAGRPSLLYYAEKMTKELGGAKIYLKREDLNHTGSHKINNVLGQVLLAKKMGKTRVIAETGAGQHGVATATAAALMDMECEIFMGKEDSDRQALNVYRMELLGAKVHSVTSGTMTLKDAVNETMREWTSRIIDTHYVLGSVMGPHPFPMMVRDFQSVISQEARAQILEKEGKLPAAVVACVGGGSNAMGMFYHFIKDQEVRLIGCEAAGKGVDTGQHAATIARGTPGIFHGMKSYFCQDVYGQIAPVYSISAGLDYPGIGPEHAHLHDLGRAEYVPVTDDEAIEAFEYLSRTEGIIPAVESAHAVAYARKLAPSMPADESMIICLSGRGDKDVAAIARYKGVDLHE; this is translated from the coding sequence ATGACAAGAGGACGTTACGGACAGCACGGGGGGCAGTATATCCCCGAGACATTAATGAATGCGGTGCTTGAGCTGGAGGAGGCCTACGAGCATTACAAAAGCGACCCGGCTTTCAACGCTGAGCTGAACAGCCTGCTGCTGAACTATGCGGGCAGGCCGTCGTTATTATACTATGCCGAAAAGATGACAAAGGAACTTGGCGGCGCGAAAATATACCTGAAACGTGAGGACTTGAATCATACCGGCTCGCACAAAATCAACAATGTGCTGGGCCAGGTGCTCCTGGCAAAGAAAATGGGCAAAACCCGCGTCATTGCAGAGACAGGCGCAGGGCAGCACGGTGTTGCCACCGCCACCGCCGCGGCGCTCATGGATATGGAATGTGAAATATTCATGGGAAAGGAGGACAGTGACCGCCAGGCCCTGAATGTTTACCGGATGGAGCTGCTCGGCGCAAAGGTTCACTCGGTTACCAGCGGCACCATGACTTTAAAGGATGCTGTCAACGAAACCATGCGGGAATGGACCAGCCGGATCATTGACACCCATTATGTGCTGGGCTCAGTGATGGGGCCGCACCCGTTTCCCATGATGGTGCGTGATTTCCAGTCTGTGATCAGCCAGGAGGCAAGAGCGCAGATATTGGAAAAAGAGGGGAAGCTCCCAGCGGCGGTGGTGGCCTGTGTCGGCGGCGGCAGCAACGCCATGGGAATGTTTTACCATTTTATAAAAGATCAGGAGGTCCGGCTCATTGGCTGTGAGGCGGCAGGAAAAGGCGTGGATACCGGCCAGCACGCAGCGACCATCGCCAGAGGCACGCCCGGCATTTTTCATGGTATGAAGTCCTATTTCTGCCAGGATGTCTACGGCCAGATCGCCCCGGTATACTCGATCTCCGCCGGTCTGGATTATCCTGGCATCGGCCCGGAGCACGCGCATCTGCACGATCTGGGCAGAGCCGAGTATGTGCCAGTCACCGACGATGAGGCCATCGAGGCCTTTGAGTACCTCTCGCGAACCGAGGGGATTATCCCGGCGGTCGAGAGCGCCCACGCTGTCGCTTATGCCAGAAAGCTGGCGCCGTCCATGCCAGCGGATGAGAGCATGATCATCTGTTTATCGGGGCGCGGAGACAAGGATGTGGCGGCCATTGCACGCTATAAGGGGGTGGATTTACATGAGTAA